Proteins encoded together in one Balearica regulorum gibbericeps isolate bBalReg1 chromosome 3, bBalReg1.pri, whole genome shotgun sequence window:
- the PLEK gene encoding pleckstrin isoform X2, producing MTELGSMFNTWKPMWVVLLEDGIEFYKRKADNSPKGMVPLKGSSINSPCQDFGKRMFVFKLTAAKQQDHFFQAAYLEERDAWVRDIKKAIHCIDGGQRFARKSTRKSIRLPETINLSALYLSMKDPEKGIKELKLEKDKKVFNHCFTGTSVIDWLVSSNSIRNRKEGLMLASSLLSEGYLQPAGDTSKAAAEGLSDTPFLDLSDAYYYFPDSGFFCEGNSSDDDVVLKEEFRGIVVKQGCLLKQGHRRKNWKVRKFVLREDPAYLHYYDPAGGEEPLGAIHLRGCVVTAVEDMPDSKKYDVDNILFEIITANEIHYYLQAASPAERTEWIKAIQAVARTGK from the exons GGCAGCATGTTTAATACCTGGAAGCCGATGTGGGTTGTACTCTTAGAAGATGGAATTGAATTCTACAAGCGGAAGGCTGACAACAGCCCCAAAGGGATGGTCCCACTAAAAGGAAGCTCTATTAACAGCCCATGCCAAGATTTTGGCAAAAGAATG TTTGTCTTCAAGCTCACTGCGGCCAAGCAGCAGGACCACTTTTTTCAAGCTGCTTACCTGGAGGAGAGAGATGCCTGGGTCCGGGATATCAAGAAAGCAATACACTGCATAGATGGAGGCCAAAGGTTTGCCAGAAAATCCACAAGAAAGTCTATCAGGCTGCCTGAAACAATCAATCTGAG TGCTTTGTACCTCTCAATGAAAGATCCTGAAAAGGGAATAAAGGAGTTGAAGctggaaaaagataaaaaagtgTTCAATCACTGCTTTACAG GCACCTCTGTGATTGACTGGCTGGTGTCTAGCAACTCCATCCGAAATCGCAAAGAAGGTCTCATGCTTGCCTCTTCCCTCTTGAGTGAAGGTTATCTACAGCCTGCAGGGGATACGTCCAAGGCTGCTGCCGAGGGCCTGTCAGACACCCCCTTCTTAGATCTCAGCGATGCCTACTATTACTTT CCAGACAGTGGGTTTTTCTGCGAGGGAAATTCTAGCGATGATGATGTGGTCTTGAAAGAAGAATTCAGAGGCATAGTAGTCAAACAAGGATGTTTGCTGAAACAG GGACATCGGAGGAAGAACTGGAAGGTGAGAAAGTTTGTTTTAAGAGAGGACCCTGCGTATCTTCACTACTATGATCCTGCTGGA GGTGAAGAACCGTTAGGAGCAATTCACTTGAGAGGCTGCGTGGTGACAGCAGTGGAAGACATGCCAGACT cCAAGAAGTATGATGTTGACAACATCCTCTTTGAAATCATCACGGCAAATGAAATCCACTATTACTTGCAAGCAGCCTCACCCGCAGAGCGTACAGAGTGGATCAAAGCAATTCAGGCAGTTGCTAGGACTGGAAAATGA
- the PLEK gene encoding pleckstrin isoform X1, translated as MEREPMRIREGYLVKKGSMFNTWKPMWVVLLEDGIEFYKRKADNSPKGMVPLKGSSINSPCQDFGKRMFVFKLTAAKQQDHFFQAAYLEERDAWVRDIKKAIHCIDGGQRFARKSTRKSIRLPETINLSALYLSMKDPEKGIKELKLEKDKKVFNHCFTGTSVIDWLVSSNSIRNRKEGLMLASSLLSEGYLQPAGDTSKAAAEGLSDTPFLDLSDAYYYFPDSGFFCEGNSSDDDVVLKEEFRGIVVKQGCLLKQGHRRKNWKVRKFVLREDPAYLHYYDPAGGEEPLGAIHLRGCVVTAVEDMPDSKKYDVDNILFEIITANEIHYYLQAASPAERTEWIKAIQAVARTGK; from the exons GGCAGCATGTTTAATACCTGGAAGCCGATGTGGGTTGTACTCTTAGAAGATGGAATTGAATTCTACAAGCGGAAGGCTGACAACAGCCCCAAAGGGATGGTCCCACTAAAAGGAAGCTCTATTAACAGCCCATGCCAAGATTTTGGCAAAAGAATG TTTGTCTTCAAGCTCACTGCGGCCAAGCAGCAGGACCACTTTTTTCAAGCTGCTTACCTGGAGGAGAGAGATGCCTGGGTCCGGGATATCAAGAAAGCAATACACTGCATAGATGGAGGCCAAAGGTTTGCCAGAAAATCCACAAGAAAGTCTATCAGGCTGCCTGAAACAATCAATCTGAG TGCTTTGTACCTCTCAATGAAAGATCCTGAAAAGGGAATAAAGGAGTTGAAGctggaaaaagataaaaaagtgTTCAATCACTGCTTTACAG GCACCTCTGTGATTGACTGGCTGGTGTCTAGCAACTCCATCCGAAATCGCAAAGAAGGTCTCATGCTTGCCTCTTCCCTCTTGAGTGAAGGTTATCTACAGCCTGCAGGGGATACGTCCAAGGCTGCTGCCGAGGGCCTGTCAGACACCCCCTTCTTAGATCTCAGCGATGCCTACTATTACTTT CCAGACAGTGGGTTTTTCTGCGAGGGAAATTCTAGCGATGATGATGTGGTCTTGAAAGAAGAATTCAGAGGCATAGTAGTCAAACAAGGATGTTTGCTGAAACAG GGACATCGGAGGAAGAACTGGAAGGTGAGAAAGTTTGTTTTAAGAGAGGACCCTGCGTATCTTCACTACTATGATCCTGCTGGA GGTGAAGAACCGTTAGGAGCAATTCACTTGAGAGGCTGCGTGGTGACAGCAGTGGAAGACATGCCAGACT cCAAGAAGTATGATGTTGACAACATCCTCTTTGAAATCATCACGGCAAATGAAATCCACTATTACTTGCAAGCAGCCTCACCCGCAGAGCGTACAGAGTGGATCAAAGCAATTCAGGCAGTTGCTAGGACTGGAAAATGA
- the FBXO48 gene encoding F-box only protein 48, whose translation MEGERSAAGGPAGRERGGRGGDPADFVALLPPEVSSRIFSDLDVESLCHAAVTCKGWHRVIESNDCLWRHHCLTVRAVCQREIDCDRGNGYSWKITLLRNYWKSKVKQEWLSGKYSNVSSQNSLPEKSMYPMDVETWGEILEAELER comes from the exons atggagggggagCGCTCTGCCGCCGGGGGACCCGCCGGCCGGGAgagggggggacggggaggagacCCGGCCGACTTCGTGGCTCTCCTCCCTCCGGAGGTCAGCTCTCGGATTTTCAGTGACCTGGACGTTGAGAGTTTGTGTCACGCGGCCGTGACGTGCAAAGGCTGGCACCGCGTCATCGAGAGCAACGACTGCTTGTGGAGACACCACTGCTTGACCGTAAGGGCTGTCTGCCAGCGGGAGATCGACTGCGATCGAGGAAATGGCTATTCCTGGAAG ATCACATTACTGAGAAActactggaaaagcaaagtgaaGCAAGAATGGCTGAGTGGGAAATACAGCAACGTTTCTTCACAAAACAGCTTGCCCGAGAAAAGCATGTATCCAATGGATGTCGAGACATGGGGAGAAATCCTGGAAGCAGAACTTGAGAGATGA